The DNA sequence TGGTCTTCACAGTGAATTCGACGACCACGGCCATTACCACAGTTGTGGGATCCACCGTCACGGGGGGTACGACGACCATTATGATGACGGAGACCTATACGAGCTATATAACGACCATTAATAGAACGATAGTTTTCACCAGTATTTTAACCGCATGGAACGCTACAGCCCAGGCGATCCCGTGGGGGAACTCGCTCCATATAGGCTTAGGCCTGGCCTTTGGAGGCCTAATATTGGCCCTAGCCGCGAGGTATAGGTCCAGGTGGAGGGGACCAGTGCGCGTATGCTCCCCCGAGGCCTGAAAAAGAGGACCTTACGCTGGACTTAACTACCAACATAGTGTATAAATAATAATGGGGTGGATGCTCGCGATTTCAATCAGTCTTAACCATTTTCCTCCTCTAATGTGGGGGCCTCGATGGTGGGTAGAGGCGGTGGATGTATCGTATCCTTGGTTGATCCAGCCTCCTTTACCTGCGGGATCGCCACCCTTCAAGTCCTATCGGGGTTTCTCCCTCTCCGTGGCTGTGTTGCCGGTTTTACGGCCCTTGAGCTTATTTGCGGCCTCCACCATGAATTCGCCTATCTCAGGTATGTAATGGTTCGCCGCCAGGAGGAATAGGGCTACGCTTACCACGCTCAGGATCGTCCCGAAGGGTTCGTGGGCTAGGCTCCAGGGGAGGATCCCGGCGTAGAGGAGCCAGAGCTCCAATACTATGCGGATGACGTTGGCCACGTAGACTGCTAGGGAGACCACGGCTAGGGCCTTCAGCTTAACCGTCCATTTAACCCTGGGTAATGGCAGTATCACGCCGGCGAAGACCGCTATGACCTGGATGCCGGTGCACTCCTTCACTATCTCCACCTGGTTGAGGAAGACCCTCCCATCGATTATCCGGACCACGCCGGGGAACCTTAAAGCCCTGAGGATGAAAGCTGAATTGACGGCCGTAACCAGCTTCAGATAGAAGTACTCCGGTATGTAATATATGCCCAAGGCTATCCCTATGAATGATAGGATGTACAGCGATATCCTGAGCAGGGTTCTATGCGAGGAATTCACCATGGCCCCTCCATGCAGCTTTCCGGCAGGCAGGTTCCTGATGTATGGGTATCCTCGGATCCCTGTATTAATGTTTGTAACCATGGGCGCTTTAAACGTCGGGTTTTGACCCTAAAGTATGCCTGGGTCCATTTCCCCCTTCCTCCCAGGTTTTCTGATAGACCCTGATGGGGCGGAACCCCATAGGCCCTGATTCCCTGATCCAGTATTTTTCATTCCTTATATGGTTCCCTTATCTATGTTGAGAACAAGGGAAACGATTAGGAGTAGCGGGGCGGGCGTCCCTAAGCGCTAAACCGTATACTCCAGTAACGACCGTGAGAACTGTGGTAGGGTCCAGCCCCCTGTGAGGTCATGACCGAAAGGGAGGCCTCCTTACTGTTTATCTACTCCTTCCTGAAGAGTACTTTGCCCTTTCTCAGTATCTCCTCGATGAACGGGTTTTTCCCCTTCATCTCATCGAACTCTTCGGGGGTATAGCCCAGCGGCTCCACGGGTATGCCGAACCTGTTAAGCTTCATCAAGGCCTTTATCCTGTCTAGGAATCCTTCCTTGAAATCCGCGACGACTATAAGGTCCACGTCAGATCCCTCGTTTATATCGCCTTCGCCGAATGATCCAAACAGGATCACGAGTCTCGGATCCAGTCGTTTGACGACCTCCCTTACGTAGCTTTCTATCTTCTCATAGACCTCTCCACTTCTCTCAATATCGATTCTGCGTAGGATGCGCATCTCTCCGCTATGCCCCTCGTATAATACTTGTATGCTGGGCCTTTAGGATAAAGGTTAGGGTGCCTCGAACCGATGTAGTGCCTATCTAGTTCTACGCCCTCCTCGTTGAAACGTTTAAAGTTCGCGGAGAGACTCGAGGATTCCTCGAGCAGCTCCACGACCGAGTGGGTTATCAGGGCTCTATAACCCTTCGAGTAGAGGAAGCCCTTCAAGGCCTTCTCAGCCGACTGCTGGGAGAAGAAGGCGCAGGCATAGTAGTTTCCATCCCTTAGACAGTCCCGGGCGGTCTTAAGGTCCGCCTTAGCCTGGTCGAGCCACCTCTCCCCCTCCTCTAGATTACCCAAAATCTACCCATTTCAGCCCATTACCATTACACTCGATTTTAGCTTTACGGTAAAGCCTTAATGTACTGGTTCCATGTCGCGAGGTTCCTCGCCAAAGTCCACTGGAAGATTTTTGGAGGCGGAAGAGGGGCATCGAAGCCTCTAGACGCTC is a window from the Candidatus Bathyarchaeota archaeon genome containing:
- a CDS encoding archaeosortase/exosortase family protein, giving the protein MVNSSHRTLLRISLYILSFIGIALGIYYIPEYFYLKLVTAVNSAFILRALRFPGVVRIIDGRVFLNQVEIVKECTGIQVIAVFAGVILPLPRVKWTVKLKALAVVSLAVYVANVIRIVLELWLLYAGILPWSLAHEPFGTILSVVSVALFLLAANHYIPEIGEFMVEAANKLKGRKTGNTATEREKPR
- a CDS encoding HEPN domain-containing protein, which gives rise to MGNLEEGERWLDQAKADLKTARDCLRDGNYYACAFFSQQSAEKALKGFLYSKGYRALITHSVVELLEESSSLSANFKRFNEEGVELDRHYIGSRHPNLYPKGPAYKYYTRGIAERCASYAESILREVERSMRR
- a CDS encoding nucleotidyltransferase domain-containing protein — translated: MRILRRIDIERSGEVYEKIESYVREVVKRLDPRLVILFGSFGEGDINEGSDVDLIVVADFKEGFLDRIKALMKLNRFGIPVEPLGYTPEEFDEMKGKNPFIEEILRKGKVLFRKE